A stretch of the Arthrobacter stackebrandtii genome encodes the following:
- a CDS encoding CitMHS family transporter codes for MLVILGFAMIAVFMTLVMTKKLTPVVALIVIPTIFGLFAGAGLGIGDMVMDSMKSLTSTAALLMFAIVFFGMMIDVGLFDPLVKLILRTLGNDPAKVVVGTAVLAAVVSLDGDGSTTFILTTAAMLPIYLRLGLSPVVLTCVAGLANGTMNILPWGGPTARAAAALKVSPSEVFVPMIPSLVAGMIVIFLFAWHLGVRERRRLALAGRLWTPADMDDAGIPAGGTGTPGAPRGGNGRSGLPRGAASGTLLVVDKPRSAAQARFDAQVLAVAEQDADSVNTGLADSQLDPNRATLRPKLFWFNLVLTVAIMVTLVLDVLPLAYVFMVGSAIALIVNFPNVKDQAKALVSHAGSIVAVVSMVMAAAVLTGVLSGTGMVDAMAAWLVSVIPTSMGPYMAVITGLLSIPMTFFMSNDAFYFGVLPVLSETAAHFGIDPAAMARASITGQPVHMQSPLVPAILLLVSLAKVELGDHHKKVLWRALVVSLVMLVVAVGIGVIPFG; via the coding sequence ATGTTGGTCATCCTTGGCTTTGCCATGATAGCGGTGTTCATGACGCTGGTCATGACGAAGAAACTAACGCCCGTCGTGGCGCTGATCGTGATCCCCACGATCTTCGGCCTCTTCGCCGGCGCCGGGCTGGGCATTGGCGACATGGTCATGGACTCCATGAAGTCCCTGACCTCCACGGCGGCCCTGCTCATGTTCGCGATCGTCTTCTTCGGCATGATGATCGACGTCGGCCTGTTCGACCCCCTCGTGAAACTGATCCTGCGCACCCTCGGCAACGACCCCGCCAAGGTGGTTGTCGGCACCGCCGTGCTGGCCGCCGTCGTCTCGCTCGACGGCGACGGCTCCACCACCTTCATCCTCACCACCGCCGCGATGCTGCCCATCTACCTGCGCCTGGGCCTGAGCCCCGTGGTTCTGACCTGCGTGGCCGGCCTGGCCAACGGCACCATGAACATCCTGCCGTGGGGAGGGCCCACCGCCCGCGCCGCCGCCGCACTGAAGGTCTCCCCGTCCGAGGTGTTCGTCCCCATGATCCCCTCACTCGTCGCCGGCATGATCGTGATCTTCCTCTTCGCCTGGCACCTTGGCGTCCGCGAACGCCGCCGCCTGGCGCTGGCCGGGCGGTTGTGGACGCCTGCTGACATGGACGACGCCGGAATTCCCGCAGGCGGAACCGGCACCCCGGGTGCACCCCGGGGCGGCAACGGCCGCAGCGGCTTGCCCCGCGGCGCAGCTTCCGGCACCCTGCTGGTTGTGGACAAACCCCGCTCTGCAGCCCAGGCCCGCTTTGATGCCCAGGTGCTCGCCGTGGCCGAGCAGGACGCGGACTCCGTGAACACTGGCCTGGCCGATTCGCAGCTGGACCCCAATCGCGCCACCCTGCGGCCCAAGCTGTTCTGGTTCAACCTGGTCCTGACGGTGGCCATCATGGTGACCTTGGTTCTTGACGTGCTGCCCCTGGCCTACGTGTTCATGGTGGGTTCGGCCATCGCCCTCATTGTGAACTTCCCCAACGTGAAGGACCAGGCCAAGGCGCTGGTGTCCCATGCCGGCAGCATCGTCGCCGTCGTCTCCATGGTCATGGCCGCGGCCGTGCTGACCGGCGTGCTCAGCGGCACCGGCATGGTCGACGCCATGGCCGCCTGGCTGGTCAGTGTCATCCCCACCTCCATGGGCCCGTACATGGCAGTCATCACCGGCCTGTTGAGCATCCCCATGACGTTTTTCATGAGCAACGACGCCTTCTACTTCGGTGTGCTGCCGGTCCTGAGCGAAACTGCCGCCCACTTCGGGATCGACCCTGCCGCCATGGCCCGGGCCTCAATCACCGGCCAGCCGGTCCACATGCAGAGCCCCCTGGTGCCTGCCATCCTGCTGCTGGTCTCACTGGCCAAGGTGGAACTGGGCGACCACCACAAGAAGGTGCTCTGGCGTGCCCTCGTGGTCTCACTTGTGATGCTCGTCGTGGCCGTCGGCATCGGGGTCATCCCCTTCGGCTAG
- a CDS encoding class II fumarate hydratase, translating into MTDTAAGTAQEFRIEHDTMGEVRVPANALYSAQTQRAVENFPISGMTLETAHIAALARIKKAAATTNAELGVLDAELARAIEGAADQVAAGNFDGDFPIDVFQTGSGTSSNMNMNEVLATLANRALVAAGSDKVVHPNDHVNASQSSNDVFPTSVHVAATSALINDLIPALAHLAESLERKEAEFATVVKSGRTHLMDATPVTLGQEFGGYAAQIRYGIERVESSIARVAEVPLGGTAVGTGINTPAGFPQRVIALLAEDTGLPLTEARNHFEAQANRDGLIEASGQLRTIAYSIMKINNDLRWLGSGPNTGLGEINIPDLQPGSSIMPGKVNPVISEAAIMVAAQVIGNDTTIALSSTNGAFELNVGIPVMASNLLQSIRLLTNTSRVMADKMIDGLTANVERARFLAEASPSIVTPLNKYIGYENGSKIAKHAIAEGLTIREAVLALGFVDRGEITLEQLDKGLDVLAMTVAPK; encoded by the coding sequence ATGACTGATACTGCCGCGGGCACCGCACAAGAATTCCGTATTGAACATGACACGATGGGCGAGGTCCGGGTTCCGGCCAACGCCCTGTACAGCGCACAGACCCAGCGCGCCGTGGAGAACTTCCCGATTTCCGGCATGACCCTGGAGACGGCCCACATCGCAGCACTGGCGCGCATCAAGAAGGCCGCCGCCACCACGAACGCCGAACTGGGTGTGCTCGACGCTGAGCTGGCCCGCGCGATCGAGGGCGCCGCCGACCAGGTCGCCGCAGGCAACTTTGACGGCGACTTCCCGATCGACGTGTTCCAGACCGGTTCCGGCACGTCGTCGAACATGAACATGAACGAGGTCCTGGCGACGCTGGCGAACCGCGCGCTCGTTGCCGCCGGCTCCGACAAGGTGGTCCACCCGAACGACCACGTCAACGCCTCGCAGTCCTCCAACGACGTCTTCCCCACGTCCGTCCACGTGGCCGCCACCTCCGCCCTGATCAACGACCTGATCCCGGCACTGGCGCACCTGGCCGAGTCGCTGGAGCGCAAGGAAGCCGAATTCGCCACCGTCGTGAAGTCCGGCCGCACCCACCTGATGGATGCCACCCCGGTCACGCTCGGCCAGGAATTCGGCGGCTACGCAGCCCAGATCCGCTACGGCATCGAGCGCGTCGAATCCTCCATTGCCCGCGTGGCAGAGGTCCCCCTGGGCGGCACCGCCGTCGGCACCGGCATCAACACTCCGGCCGGCTTCCCGCAGCGCGTCATCGCCCTGCTCGCCGAGGACACCGGCCTGCCCCTGACCGAGGCCCGCAACCACTTCGAGGCCCAGGCCAACCGCGACGGCCTCATCGAAGCCTCCGGCCAGCTGCGCACCATCGCGTACTCGATCATGAAGATCAACAACGACCTGCGCTGGCTCGGCTCCGGCCCCAACACCGGCCTGGGCGAGATCAACATCCCCGACCTGCAGCCCGGCTCCTCGATCATGCCCGGCAAGGTCAACCCGGTCATCTCCGAGGCCGCCATCATGGTTGCCGCACAGGTCATCGGCAACGACACCACGATCGCACTGTCCTCCACCAACGGCGCATTTGAGCTGAACGTGGGCATCCCGGTCATGGCCTCGAACCTGCTGCAGTCCATCCGCCTGCTGACCAACACCTCGCGTGTCATGGCCGACAAGATGATCGACGGCCTCACCGCCAACGTGGAGCGCGCCCGCTTCCTGGCCGAGGCATCGCCGTCCATTGTGACGCCGCTGAACAAGTACATCGGCTACGAGAACGGCTCCAAGATCGCCAAGCACGCCATCGCCGAGGGCTTGACCATCCGTGAAGCCGTCCTCGCGCTGGGCTTCGTGGACCGCGGCGAAATCACGCTGGAGCAGCTGGACAAGGGCTTGGACGTGCTGGCCATGACGGTCGCACCCAAGTAG
- a CDS encoding TetR/AcrR family transcriptional regulator yields the protein MTESAKSCQAPSLRARKREATRSAITAAARAFTAQHGLSGFTVEQLCEHVGISRRTFFNYFPSKEDAIIGHLLDEFPAEATAAFLDGGPQKPGVERGPHGLSTTLLQDLFRLTCAMLDELNLTRAHINQLMAAMKKEPQLMMKVIGSAHVRELEFTELIAQREQLPPDDPLAIMAAAAFGMCSHRASQVFFSDGNTKPYEELLAANLLNTQKLFNFSHLTFEGTP from the coding sequence GTGACTGAAAGTGCAAAATCCTGCCAGGCCCCCAGCCTGCGCGCCCGCAAGCGTGAGGCCACCCGCTCCGCCATCACGGCTGCCGCGAGGGCCTTCACCGCCCAACACGGCCTGAGCGGGTTCACGGTCGAGCAGCTTTGTGAACACGTCGGCATCTCCCGCCGGACGTTCTTCAACTACTTCCCATCCAAGGAAGACGCCATCATCGGCCACCTTCTGGATGAGTTCCCGGCTGAGGCAACCGCGGCGTTCCTCGACGGCGGCCCGCAGAAACCCGGCGTCGAACGCGGACCCCACGGCCTGAGCACCACGCTGCTGCAGGATCTGTTCCGCCTCACCTGCGCCATGCTGGATGAGCTCAACCTCACCCGCGCCCACATCAACCAGCTCATGGCCGCCATGAAAAAAGAACCGCAGCTCATGATGAAGGTGATCGGCAGCGCCCATGTCCGCGAGCTGGAGTTCACGGAGCTGATCGCCCAGCGCGAGCAGCTCCCGCCGGACGATCCCCTGGCGATCATGGCCGCCGCCGCGTTCGGCATGTGCTCCCACCGCGCCAGCCAGGTGTTCTTCTCCGACGGGAACACCAAGCCCTACGAAGAACTGCTGGCAGCCAACCTGCTCAACACCCAAAAACTTTTCAACTTTTCCCACTTGACCTTTGAAGGGACTCCATGA
- a CDS encoding NUDIX hydrolase — MASPDFIVALREKIGHDPLWLPGVRAVVFDGDGRVLLGERSDTGGWALITGILEPGEEPGPGMLREIFEETAVVARIEHLLGVAAVGPVTFPNGDVCDFLNIEFICHYESGTARVNDDESLAVGWFAIDALPPLRPGHLDCIQRALAFTGEPHFQRS; from the coding sequence ATGGCATCACCTGACTTCATTGTTGCGCTCCGCGAAAAAATCGGACACGACCCGCTGTGGCTCCCGGGCGTGCGTGCAGTGGTGTTTGACGGCGACGGCCGGGTGCTCCTGGGCGAACGCTCCGACACCGGCGGGTGGGCGCTGATCACCGGCATCCTGGAGCCGGGGGAGGAACCCGGCCCGGGCATGCTGCGCGAGATCTTCGAGGAAACGGCCGTCGTGGCCCGGATCGAGCACCTGCTTGGCGTGGCGGCCGTTGGCCCGGTGACATTTCCCAACGGCGACGTCTGCGACTTCCTGAACATTGAATTCATTTGCCATTACGAAAGCGGCACCGCCCGCGTGAACGACGACGAATCCCTCGCCGTCGGCTGGTTCGCCATCGACGCGCTCCCGCCCCTGCGCCCCGGGCACCTCGACTGCATCCAACGGGCCCTGGCCTTCACCGGCGAACCCCACTTCCAGCGTTCCTGA
- a CDS encoding DUF998 domain-containing protein gives MDNKQRIGLGAGAAAGPAFIGSFTLQGAFRKGYDWQKHPVSSLSLGPGGWVQKTNFLAAGALFAAYAAGLARSKDIPRAHTWLMGGTAAGLIAAGICNGQPGGGFPAGTPDLPEEMTGTGMVHNVGASSAFLLVPVSALIHAVTDVRSGRRGWALYDVASALGTVASVVAAGAAIGRQDNPKARGGLLQRAAITAGMGWISVTALRRLRPVEPRA, from the coding sequence TTGGACAACAAACAACGCATTGGCTTGGGTGCTGGTGCCGCTGCCGGGCCCGCGTTCATCGGATCGTTCACGCTGCAGGGAGCCTTCCGAAAAGGTTATGACTGGCAAAAACATCCCGTCAGCTCGCTGTCCCTGGGCCCCGGCGGCTGGGTGCAAAAGACCAACTTTCTGGCCGCCGGTGCCCTGTTCGCTGCGTACGCGGCGGGCCTGGCACGCAGCAAGGATATCCCGCGGGCCCATACCTGGCTCATGGGCGGCACGGCTGCCGGGCTCATTGCCGCAGGGATCTGCAACGGCCAGCCAGGGGGCGGATTCCCGGCCGGCACGCCCGATCTGCCCGAAGAAATGACCGGCACCGGCATGGTCCACAACGTGGGTGCCTCGTCCGCGTTCCTGCTGGTTCCCGTCTCCGCGCTCATCCACGCGGTCACGGACGTCCGCAGCGGGCGACGGGGCTGGGCGCTTTACGATGTGGCCTCAGCACTCGGCACGGTTGCCTCGGTGGTGGCTGCCGGCGCCGCGATTGGCAGGCAGGACAATCCCAAGGCCCGCGGTGGGCTGCTGCAGCGTGCGGCCATCACGGCCGGCATGGGCTGGATCTCCGTCACGGCCCTGCGCCGACTGCGCCCGGTGGAGCCGCGGGCCTGA
- a CDS encoding MDR family MFS transporter — protein sequence MSTALKAGEPLLLTQKRIWIIFSALIAGMMLSSLDQTIVSTAMPTIVGKLGGVEHQTWITTAYLLAVTIVMPVYGKFGDILGRRNLFLAAIAIFTLASIGCAFATDFWGFVIFRAIQGLGGGGLMILSQAIIADIVPANERGKYMGPLGAIFGLSAVAGPLLGGYFVDHLTWEWAFYINIPIGIIAFVIAFFTLTLPTKKVEQKIDIMGVVFLSIATTCLIFFTDFGGKTDGWTSLTTWAWGAGMIAAIALFIFTEARAEDPIIPLSLFKNPIFLNSTAIGFVLGMGMFAALAFVPTFLQMSSGTSAAESGLLMLPMMVGLMGTSIWSGIRMTKTGKYKAFPIAGSVLTIIAMLWMTTLSAETPIWVICAQLFVFGAGLGLIMQIVVIVVQNSVPANQLGTATSTNNYFREVGSALGVAVFGAMFTTRLAESLTKVFTEAGASPEQAGSSMATLDPQAMAQLPPAIKDGIINAYADSLAPVFWYLIPFMAIALVLAIFMKVIPLSDTAGMVARGEAIGGEEALRLEAERTAAKSGASGDAKAESATGNDSEGTDTLLLTKDEPGDTLDKP from the coding sequence ATGAGTACTGCACTCAAGGCAGGCGAACCGCTCCTGCTGACCCAAAAGAGGATCTGGATCATCTTCTCCGCGCTGATCGCCGGAATGATGCTCTCGAGCCTCGACCAGACCATTGTCTCCACCGCCATGCCCACCATCGTGGGCAAGCTCGGCGGCGTGGAGCACCAGACCTGGATCACCACCGCCTACCTGCTGGCCGTGACCATCGTGATGCCCGTCTACGGCAAGTTTGGTGACATCCTGGGCCGCCGGAACCTGTTCCTGGCCGCCATTGCCATCTTCACGCTCGCCTCCATCGGCTGCGCCTTTGCCACCGACTTCTGGGGCTTCGTGATCTTCCGCGCCATCCAGGGCCTGGGTGGCGGCGGCTTGATGATCCTTTCGCAGGCCATCATCGCCGACATCGTCCCCGCCAACGAGCGCGGCAAGTACATGGGCCCGCTGGGCGCCATCTTTGGCCTCTCCGCCGTTGCCGGCCCGCTGCTGGGCGGCTACTTCGTGGACCACCTGACGTGGGAATGGGCCTTCTACATCAACATCCCGATCGGCATCATTGCGTTCGTGATCGCGTTCTTCACCCTGACCCTGCCGACCAAGAAAGTCGAACAGAAGATCGACATCATGGGTGTGGTGTTCCTGTCCATCGCCACCACCTGCCTGATCTTCTTCACCGACTTCGGCGGCAAGACCGACGGTTGGACCTCCCTGACCACCTGGGCCTGGGGCGCGGGCATGATCGCCGCCATCGCGCTGTTCATCTTCACCGAGGCACGCGCCGAGGACCCGATCATCCCGCTGTCCCTGTTCAAGAACCCGATCTTCCTGAACTCCACCGCCATTGGCTTCGTCCTGGGCATGGGCATGTTCGCCGCCCTGGCGTTCGTCCCCACGTTCCTGCAGATGTCCTCCGGCACCTCCGCCGCCGAGTCCGGCCTGCTCATGCTGCCCATGATGGTGGGCCTGATGGGCACCTCCATCTGGTCAGGCATCCGCATGACCAAGACCGGCAAGTACAAGGCGTTCCCGATCGCCGGTTCCGTGCTGACCATCATCGCCATGTTGTGGATGACCACCCTGTCCGCCGAAACCCCCATCTGGGTCATCTGCGCCCAGCTGTTCGTGTTCGGCGCCGGCCTGGGCCTGATCATGCAGATCGTGGTCATCGTGGTGCAGAACTCCGTCCCCGCGAACCAGCTCGGCACCGCGACCAGCACGAACAACTACTTCCGCGAGGTCGGTTCAGCCCTGGGCGTGGCCGTGTTCGGCGCCATGTTCACCACCCGCCTGGCCGAGTCGCTGACCAAGGTCTTCACGGAGGCCGGAGCCAGCCCCGAGCAGGCCGGCAGCTCCATGGCCACGCTCGACCCGCAGGCCATGGCCCAGCTGCCCCCGGCCATCAAGGACGGCATCATCAACGCCTACGCCGACTCCCTGGCCCCCGTGTTCTGGTACCTGATCCCGTTCATGGCCATCGCCTTGGTGCTGGCCATCTTCATGAAGGTCATCCCGCTCTCGGACACCGCCGGCATGGTCGCCCGTGGCGAGGCCATCGGCGGAGAGGAGGCCCTGCGCCTCGAAGCGGAGCGCACGGCCGCCAAGTCGGGTGCGTCCGGCGATGCAAAGGCCGAGTCCGCCACCGGCAATGACAGCGAAGGCACGGACACGCTCCTGCTGACCAAGGATGAGCCCGGGGACACCCTGGACAAACCGTAA